A single Petrotoga mexicana DSM 14811 DNA region contains:
- the ruvB gene encoding Holliday junction branch migration DNA helicase RuvB: MIEKENTNPKRLLDPSFIGEDTGSKKLRPNYLNEFIGQDNIKKKLEVAIEAAKIRKEAMDHVVLAGPPGLGKTTLAYVISNELGANLQITSGPVIEKAGDLAAILTNLENGDVLFIDEIHRLNRTVEEILYSAMEDFQLDIVIGKGPSARSIRIDLQPFTLVGATTRLGLIAPPLRSRFGIILEVDFYSPKDLNLIIKRSAEILNIKIKEDASLILAQRSRGTPRIANRLLRRVRDFVQVSGKNVIETEDVDNTMKLLEMDEDGLDKMDRKILKTIIENYEGGPVGVNALASSIGIEPDSISEVYEPFLLQAGFIIRTPRGRVATEKAYKKLNYTPKSSNQNISLWGEFNE; encoded by the coding sequence ATGATCGAAAAAGAAAATACAAATCCAAAGAGGTTACTGGATCCCTCTTTTATTGGAGAGGATACAGGATCAAAGAAATTAAGGCCAAATTACTTGAATGAGTTTATCGGCCAGGACAACATAAAAAAAAAGTTAGAGGTCGCGATAGAAGCCGCTAAAATAAGAAAAGAAGCAATGGACCATGTAGTTTTAGCAGGTCCTCCTGGTTTAGGTAAAACAACCTTAGCTTATGTAATTTCAAACGAGTTAGGTGCTAATTTGCAAATTACAAGCGGTCCAGTAATCGAAAAAGCAGGAGACCTCGCCGCCATTTTAACCAACCTAGAAAATGGCGACGTACTATTTATAGACGAGATCCACAGGCTGAATAGAACCGTGGAAGAAATCTTATACTCAGCTATGGAGGATTTTCAACTTGACATTGTTATAGGGAAGGGACCTTCTGCTCGTTCTATTAGGATTGACTTACAACCTTTCACCTTGGTGGGTGCTACTACGAGATTAGGCCTTATAGCTCCACCATTGAGAAGTAGGTTTGGCATAATTTTGGAAGTTGATTTCTACTCTCCAAAAGACCTCAACTTAATCATAAAAAGAAGTGCAGAGATACTCAATATAAAAATAAAAGAAGATGCATCACTTATTTTAGCCCAAAGGTCTCGAGGAACGCCCAGGATAGCCAACAGACTGTTGAGAAGAGTTAGAGATTTTGTTCAAGTTTCTGGAAAAAACGTCATAGAAACTGAAGATGTGGACAACACAATGAAATTATTAGAAATGGATGAAGATGGCTTAGATAAAATGGATAGAAAAATTCTTAAAACTATAATAGAAAACTATGAAGGTGGGCCGGTGGGTGTAAATGCCCTAGCTTCATCGATTGGGATAGAGCCCGATTCAATCAGCGAGGTCTATGAACCATTTCTACTACAAGCAGGTTTCATTATCAGGACCCCACGTGGTAGGGTAGCAACTGAAAAAGCTTATAAAAAATTGAATTACACCCCAAAATCTTCCAATCAAAATATTAGTTTATGGGGGGAGTTTAATGAATAA
- the asnS gene encoding asparagine--tRNA ligase: MDPKWVYVKDFKKHIDQTVEFRGWVWNKRSSGKIAFLQLRDGTGFIQGIAEKKNFDDETFENIRKIKMESSIILQGTIKKDERSPENVELHITSFKKIQEPIEDYPISKKEHGIDFLMENRHLWIRSRRQFHILKIRNEILKAIRDFYNQNDFTLIDTPIFTGSIGESAGNTFKLDYFDYGEVYLAQTGQLYLEAAAMSFGKVYNLGPTFRSEKSKTRRHLIEFWMNEAEVAFYKHEDNIKLQENLVSFIMQRVLENASDDLKEIGRDTNKLQKIKPPFERMTYTQAIDFLKKKGFEIEWGEDFGADEESALASQFEKPLFVEKYPRKAKAFYMQPDETNPDVVLCDDLLAPEGYGEIIGGSERIWEESVLMDRLKEFNLPLDQYQWYIDLRKFGSVPHSGFGLGVERTVAWICGLEHIREAIPFARTLYRVYP; encoded by the coding sequence ATGGATCCAAAATGGGTATATGTAAAAGACTTCAAAAAACACATCGATCAAACAGTAGAATTTCGGGGATGGGTATGGAACAAAAGAAGCAGCGGTAAAATAGCTTTCTTACAGTTAAGGGATGGAACAGGTTTTATTCAAGGAATAGCTGAAAAGAAAAATTTTGATGATGAAACCTTTGAAAACATCAGGAAAATAAAGATGGAAAGTAGCATAATATTACAAGGAACCATAAAAAAAGACGAAAGATCTCCTGAAAACGTTGAATTACACATAACTTCTTTCAAAAAAATACAAGAACCCATTGAAGACTATCCCATTTCTAAAAAAGAACATGGCATAGACTTTCTAATGGAAAACAGACATCTATGGATCAGATCGAGAAGACAGTTTCATATTTTAAAAATTAGAAACGAAATTTTAAAGGCAATTAGGGATTTTTATAATCAAAATGATTTTACTTTGATAGACACCCCCATATTTACCGGTTCTATAGGAGAATCTGCCGGTAACACATTCAAATTAGACTATTTCGATTATGGAGAGGTGTATCTAGCACAAACTGGTCAACTTTACTTAGAAGCTGCGGCGATGTCTTTTGGCAAGGTGTACAACCTTGGTCCTACATTTAGGTCCGAAAAATCAAAAACAAGAAGACATTTAATCGAATTTTGGATGAATGAAGCCGAAGTAGCTTTTTATAAACATGAAGACAATATCAAATTACAAGAAAACTTAGTTTCTTTCATAATGCAAAGGGTATTAGAAAATGCTTCAGATGATCTAAAAGAAATTGGTAGGGATACAAATAAACTACAAAAAATTAAGCCGCCTTTTGAAAGAATGACATACACACAAGCGATTGATTTCCTGAAGAAAAAAGGTTTTGAAATAGAATGGGGAGAAGATTTCGGAGCAGATGAAGAAAGTGCACTTGCTTCCCAATTTGAAAAACCTCTCTTTGTGGAGAAATATCCTAGGAAAGCTAAAGCTTTCTATATGCAACCTGATGAAACCAATCCTGACGTTGTACTCTGTGATGACTTACTTGCCCCCGAGGGTTATGGTGAAATAATAGGGGGTTCTGAAAGAATATGGGAAGAATCAGTCCTAATGGACAGATTAAAAGAATTTAATCTTCCTCTAGATCAATACCAATGGTACATAGATTTAAGAAAGTTTGGAAGTGTTCCACACAGTGGTTTTGGTTTAGGAGTTGAAAGAACAGTAGCTTGGATATGTGGATTAGAACACATAAGGGAAGCTATACCTTTTGCAAGGACACTTTACAGAGTTTACCCATAA
- a CDS encoding SIR2 family NAD-dependent protein deacylase, with the protein MSEVAKKCAELIYKSNSIAVLSGAGMSTNAGIPDFRGPNGIYTKANIKNPERIFDLDYFYRDPSLFYKFHKKFLEYITKAEPTFTHKFLVQLEKEGKLKGIVTQNIDSLHQKAGSEKIYEIHGGCWKNYCTKCKKEYSQEEILEKMNIEIIPKCDNCGGVIKPDIVFFGEPVKYLTESEVLMKNSDLVLVLGSSLAVIPAAMLPSLTRGKIIVVNKGEVSEWYLPPEKVALIVNEELDNFFTQVAKEYETLKEG; encoded by the coding sequence ATGTCTGAAGTTGCGAAAAAATGTGCAGAATTAATTTATAAGTCAAATTCCATTGCGGTCTTAAGTGGTGCGGGGATGTCTACTAACGCAGGTATCCCCGATTTTAGAGGCCCAAACGGGATCTATACAAAGGCAAATATAAAAAATCCTGAAAGGATTTTCGATTTGGATTATTTCTATCGTGATCCTTCTTTGTTTTATAAGTTTCACAAAAAATTTTTAGAGTACATAACTAAAGCAGAACCAACCTTTACCCACAAATTTTTAGTTCAACTTGAAAAGGAAGGAAAATTGAAAGGGATAGTAACTCAAAACATCGATTCTTTACACCAAAAAGCAGGTTCAGAAAAAATTTATGAAATCCATGGAGGATGCTGGAAAAATTACTGCACAAAATGTAAAAAAGAGTATTCTCAAGAAGAAATATTAGAAAAGATGAACATCGAAATAATACCAAAATGTGATAACTGTGGTGGAGTAATAAAACCAGACATAGTATTCTTTGGAGAACCTGTAAAATACCTAACAGAATCTGAAGTATTGATGAAAAATTCTGATCTTGTCTTAGTTTTAGGATCCTCTCTTGCGGTTATACCAGCAGCAATGTTGCCATCCTTAACTAGAGGGAAGATAATTGTTGTAAACAAAGGTGAAGTATCAGAATGGTATCTTCCCCCAGAAAAGGTAGCTCTCATTGTTAACGAAGAATTGGACAACTTTTTTACGCAAGTTGCCAAAGAGTATGAAACACTCAAAGAGGGATAA
- a CDS encoding ATPase produces MNYERTVLIPGEVSYSNISQILNSSSLLEIISELIEDAQETRNTLYPFFQLFLVDESKQKVHERYDLEQIRQLLLALSINSLDHLDESSYFSFPKLSSYRETLALFVEDTFNLWRSKHRFMKKADPFSHNSRTRIHKQISLVKNNSDLKSLVLGVYRQILVNISARRVKVLRQLPGGAQAGFIVDRPKPKPEAKIANADFLYNMEYVWSVVLEPPVIFYTYSNKRRGVFKVVDRPILSKINIDNPQDWLVFPIYVNDKLIYVVVYKEYFAMATGLANLYEFADFESLENRRPDGIYIFGMNKSFFEDEDDYNGIIYKEDDGTYVGLVGDDPSIDYFGYMKKMVLTIHNLIVIDEDRLPIHGALAEIKLRDGQSFNVMIMGDSGAGKSETLDALNRIRKQVSEVNILIDDMGSLDILEDGTVVAYGTETGAFVRLDDLQPGYAYSAMDRSIFMNPNITNARVIVPYSNYEDIIRPTKIDYFFYANNYEKIDDNKPPIEFFDDVDKALDVFSKGARMAKGTTSEKGLTYSYFANPFGAIQRREKHEKIARKYMETLMKSNVKVGTLRTQLGVEGYEDEGPLIAAQELLKFLKGGKDV; encoded by the coding sequence ATGAATTATGAAAGAACGGTATTGATTCCCGGGGAGGTATCTTATAGTAACATATCTCAAATACTAAATTCGAGTTCTCTACTAGAAATAATCTCAGAATTAATCGAGGATGCCCAGGAGACACGCAATACGTTATATCCTTTTTTTCAATTATTTTTAGTGGATGAAAGCAAACAAAAAGTTCATGAAAGGTATGACTTAGAACAAATTCGGCAACTACTCTTAGCATTATCTATAAACAGCTTAGACCATTTGGATGAATCCTCTTACTTTAGTTTCCCAAAATTATCTTCATACAGAGAAACGTTGGCCCTCTTTGTTGAAGATACTTTCAATTTATGGCGTTCAAAACATAGATTTATGAAAAAAGCGGATCCTTTCAGTCACAATTCAAGAACTAGGATTCATAAGCAAATATCCTTAGTCAAGAACAACTCTGATCTAAAAAGTTTAGTGTTGGGAGTATATAGACAAATCCTTGTCAACATTTCAGCCAGAAGGGTAAAAGTACTGAGGCAACTTCCCGGTGGAGCTCAAGCAGGATTTATAGTTGATCGTCCTAAACCTAAACCAGAAGCTAAAATAGCCAATGCTGATTTTTTATACAACATGGAATATGTTTGGAGTGTAGTACTGGAACCACCCGTTATCTTTTATACATACTCTAATAAAAGAAGAGGGGTATTCAAAGTTGTCGATCGTCCTATATTAAGCAAAATTAATATAGATAATCCACAGGATTGGCTCGTTTTCCCCATATACGTTAACGATAAATTGATATATGTTGTTGTTTACAAAGAATACTTCGCGATGGCAACAGGTTTGGCAAATTTATACGAGTTTGCAGATTTTGAAAGTTTAGAAAACAGAAGACCTGATGGTATATACATCTTCGGTATGAATAAAAGTTTTTTTGAAGATGAAGACGATTACAATGGTATCATCTATAAAGAAGATGATGGAACTTACGTAGGACTTGTTGGAGATGATCCTTCTATAGACTACTTTGGTTATATGAAGAAAATGGTATTGACGATTCACAACTTAATAGTTATAGACGAAGATAGACTACCAATTCATGGGGCTTTAGCTGAAATAAAGTTAAGAGATGGTCAAAGTTTCAATGTAATGATAATGGGAGATAGTGGAGCGGGAAAATCTGAAACATTGGATGCTTTAAACAGAATAAGAAAACAAGTATCCGAAGTGAATATATTGATAGATGATATGGGATCATTAGATATTTTAGAAGATGGAACAGTAGTTGCATACGGGACGGAAACTGGTGCTTTTGTCAGACTTGACGACTTACAACCAGGTTATGCCTACTCTGCCATGGATAGAAGTATCTTTATGAATCCAAACATAACCAACGCCAGAGTTATTGTACCCTACTCCAATTATGAAGATATCATAAGACCTACTAAAATTGATTATTTCTTTTACGCCAACAACTATGAAAAAATAGACGATAACAAACCACCAATTGAATTTTTTGATGACGTAGATAAGGCATTAGATGTATTTTCCAAAGGTGCAAGAATGGCAAAAGGTACAACTTCAGAGAAAGGTCTAACCTATAGTTACTTTGCTAATCCTTTCGGTGCAATCCAAAGAAGAGAAAAACATGAAAAAATCGCTAGAAAATACATGGAAACACTAATGAAAAGTAACGTCAAAGTTGGGACACTTAGAACGCAACTTGGTGTAGAAGGCTATGAAGACGAAGGTCCTTTAATAGCCGCCCAAGAACTTTTGAAATTTTTGAAAGGTGGGAAAGATGTCTGA
- the yihA gene encoding ribosome biogenesis GTP-binding protein YihA/YsxC, with the protein MKVYKAQLIKTVYNIEDLPPPDKKEIAFAGRSNVGKSSFLNAILGIKIAKVSSTPGKTRSINYYLVNDKYYFVDLPGYGFASVSKQEKERWNILMNEYFKNRFSLNAVSLLIDHRHMPQKLDYAMVEWLKDLGTPFLFILTKSDKLKKSEKAKLFEDIKSSFLTYGEYIYLPFSSKTKEGLKEVLKTIGEILGEVD; encoded by the coding sequence TTGAAAGTATACAAAGCTCAATTAATAAAAACCGTTTACAACATTGAAGATCTCCCACCACCAGATAAAAAAGAAATCGCCTTTGCGGGAAGGTCTAATGTTGGAAAATCGAGCTTTTTGAATGCCATTTTAGGCATAAAAATAGCAAAAGTGAGCTCTACCCCAGGAAAAACCAGATCCATCAATTACTATTTGGTGAATGATAAATATTACTTCGTTGATTTGCCGGGATACGGTTTTGCCAGCGTTTCAAAGCAGGAAAAAGAAAGATGGAACATATTAATGAATGAGTACTTTAAAAACAGATTTTCTTTGAATGCCGTTTCTTTGCTTATCGATCATAGACATATGCCTCAAAAACTGGATTATGCTATGGTTGAATGGCTCAAAGATCTAGGCACACCTTTTTTGTTTATCTTAACAAAATCTGATAAATTAAAGAAATCTGAAAAAGCTAAACTTTTTGAAGATATCAAAAGTAGTTTTTTAACTTATGGCGAATATATATACTTGCCTTTCTCTTCGAAAACAAAAGAAGGTTTAAAAGAGGTTTTGAAAACTATCGGAGAAATATTAGGCGAAGTTGATTAG
- a CDS encoding metallophosphoesterase gives MWLVLSDSHDNMDKLKKIPDIIQRYNVDTIFHCGDFVAPFTLPYLIYDDMDFYGVFGNNDGEKLLLYERSNKKIKNGPITVEKDDKKIFMMHEPYSLEAAENSGIYDYIFFGHTHEIVNRKIGKTFVLNPGEFSGWLTGKATYGIIDPNEAKVEIKEL, from the coding sequence ATGTGGTTAGTATTATCTGATTCTCACGACAACATGGATAAACTTAAAAAGATTCCAGATATAATCCAAAGGTACAATGTCGATACCATTTTCCATTGTGGGGACTTTGTAGCTCCTTTTACTTTACCGTATCTAATCTATGATGATATGGACTTTTATGGTGTCTTTGGTAACAACGACGGAGAAAAGTTACTACTGTATGAAAGATCAAATAAAAAGATAAAAAACGGACCAATCACCGTAGAAAAAGATGATAAAAAGATATTTATGATGCATGAACCTTATTCCTTAGAAGCCGCTGAAAATTCAGGGATTTATGATTACATCTTTTTTGGTCATACCCATGAAATAGTAAATAGAAAAATCGGTAAGACCTTTGTGCTCAACCCAGGAGAATTTTCCGGATGGCTAACTGGGAAGGCAACTTATGGTATAATAGATCCTAACGAAGCAAAAGTTGAAATCAAAGAACTTTAG
- a CDS encoding thiamine diphosphokinase, whose protein sequence is MGGDQAIIYIISGAEPRSSLEFYEKMIQKASLTIACDAGIKIFKKLNLPPNYLIGDFDSASIEDLQWAENNNTEILKYPKEKDEIDTELALIFLKENHYKNIVLSGVLGNRIDQEMASVFLLAEYIDLNPVILEEDVKIGIVNKKVEEEAQIGESWSILRIGEPVIGLTLKGFKYPLNKKDIFDFKSLGISNEAKENKIEISVERGMVVYIRWINKKW, encoded by the coding sequence TTGGGAGGCGATCAAGCTATAATTTATATAATATCTGGAGCAGAGCCAAGAAGCTCTTTAGAATTCTATGAGAAAATGATACAAAAGGCATCCTTGACAATCGCCTGTGATGCTGGAATCAAAATCTTCAAAAAGTTAAACTTACCACCAAACTATTTAATAGGAGATTTTGATTCTGCTTCTATTGAAGACCTTCAGTGGGCAGAAAATAACAACACGGAGATATTGAAATATCCAAAAGAAAAAGATGAGATCGATACCGAATTGGCTTTAATATTTCTGAAAGAAAATCACTATAAAAACATTGTTTTATCAGGGGTTTTGGGTAATCGCATCGATCAAGAAATGGCAAGTGTATTCCTCCTAGCCGAATACATAGATCTAAATCCTGTTATTCTTGAAGAAGACGTTAAAATTGGTATAGTAAATAAAAAAGTAGAAGAAGAGGCCCAGATCGGTGAAAGTTGGTCCATTTTAAGAATAGGAGAACCCGTTATAGGCCTTACTCTCAAAGGGTTCAAATATCCATTAAATAAAAAAGATATCTTTGATTTCAAATCCTTAGGAATCAGCAACGAAGCAAAAGAAAATAAAATAGAAATATCCGTTGAAAGGGGCATGGTCGTTTATATCAGATGGATCAACAAAAAATGGTAA
- a CDS encoding NAD(P)H-hydrate dehydratase gives MKIITSSQAKLIDKLTIEKGIASETLMEQAAFSVADIAETFEPTSILCVVGKGNNAGDGIAAGRILKNRGYNVEILIVGDPTQGSPDFKKQLEIAKKYEINIYRFNVDKINYSQYDLIIDGLIGIGLKGEVKGEVAEAITHINSSESKVLSVDIPSGISSDTGEVLGTAVKADQTVTFGFLKIGHLLYPAREYCGEIKVAPLSFDNSLVNSINRELILEDTVKNLLPNRPEDSYKYKFGTVFILAGSEKYPGAPILSAIGAQRTGAGMVKLITPGDSSNVLVLEPSIIYRSLKKEHFEEKDVNNLKEEIEKSNVIVLGPGITENAKGFVTKLFDTYKDDKLFVLDADALLILKEKDVKLNKNFVITPHVGELSKVYKNLKNDVFALEEYAKKLNCTIVFKSSTTLITNGEKTYFNITGNSSLAKGGSGDLLSGVIGSYIAQGLPTMQACIIGSYVVYKTARDLSLEYTNYSLTPKIIADNLYKIIHQLNS, from the coding sequence TTGAAGATAATTACTTCCTCCCAGGCAAAATTAATAGACAAATTGACTATAGAGAAAGGAATAGCCTCAGAAACGCTTATGGAGCAGGCAGCTTTTTCTGTGGCTGACATAGCAGAAACCTTTGAACCTACTTCCATCCTTTGTGTAGTAGGAAAAGGTAACAACGCAGGTGATGGAATTGCAGCGGGTAGGATTCTAAAAAATAGAGGTTACAACGTTGAAATACTTATAGTAGGTGATCCAACTCAAGGGAGTCCTGATTTTAAAAAGCAACTTGAAATCGCCAAAAAATACGAAATTAATATTTATCGTTTCAATGTTGACAAAATTAATTATTCTCAATACGATCTCATAATAGACGGATTAATAGGTATAGGCTTGAAAGGAGAAGTCAAAGGAGAGGTCGCCGAAGCGATAACACACATAAACTCTTCAGAATCAAAGGTATTATCAGTCGACATTCCATCAGGAATATCATCTGACACAGGTGAAGTTCTAGGAACGGCAGTTAAGGCCGATCAAACGGTTACATTCGGCTTTTTAAAAATTGGTCATCTACTCTATCCGGCAAGAGAATATTGTGGAGAAATAAAAGTTGCTCCTCTATCTTTCGACAACTCGCTGGTAAACTCAATCAATCGAGAACTCATACTAGAAGATACCGTTAAGAACTTACTCCCAAACAGGCCTGAAGACTCTTACAAATACAAATTTGGAACGGTTTTTATACTTGCAGGTAGTGAAAAATACCCTGGTGCACCTATCCTTTCCGCTATTGGGGCTCAAAGAACTGGAGCTGGTATGGTTAAGCTGATTACACCGGGAGATTCTTCAAACGTATTAGTTCTTGAACCATCAATAATCTACAGATCCTTAAAAAAAGAACATTTTGAAGAAAAAGACGTCAACAATTTAAAAGAAGAAATCGAAAAATCTAATGTTATAGTTTTAGGTCCCGGTATAACTGAAAATGCAAAAGGTTTTGTTACAAAATTATTTGACACCTACAAAGATGACAAATTATTTGTTTTAGACGCAGACGCTCTGTTAATCTTAAAAGAGAAAGATGTTAAATTAAACAAAAATTTTGTTATAACCCCTCATGTGGGAGAACTATCGAAGGTTTATAAAAATTTAAAAAACGACGTGTTCGCTTTGGAAGAATACGCAAAAAAATTGAACTGTACCATCGTATTCAAATCATCAACTACCTTAATAACAAACGGTGAAAAAACATATTTCAACATAACAGGGAATTCAAGTCTAGCCAAGGGAGGATCGGGAGATTTATTATCAGGTGTAATCGGATCGTATATAGCTCAAGGTTTACCCACAATGCAAGCTTGCATAATTGGAAGCTATGTGGTATATAAAACTGCAAGAGATCTATCCTTAGAGTACACAAACTACTCTTTAACTCCAAAAATAATTGCTGACAATCTATATAAGATTATCCATCAACTAAACTCATGA
- a CDS encoding adenylosuccinate synthase produces MEKMSIVGAQWGDEGKGKVVNYFSEKFEWIVRFSGGANAGHTIYYKGKKYVNHMLPSIMPNSKSKGFLGAGMVLDLEKLVEELNILEVDFPGMSSKFYIDLEAFLVLPWHKEEDEIIESMRKKPIGTTKRGIGPAYTDKVSREGIKLYYLFDEKMLKERLEDIYYLKSSQYGDKLKTSKDDVFEYLMKTKNELEKLKINYASAVEMGNVFRSTSVLFEGAQGVLLDLDFGTYPFVTSSSCMAHGVSSVGFSTFELDEVYGVLKAYTTRVGSGPFPTEIFGEEADKIRELGKEYGATTGRPRRVGWLDLPALRYAKIRSGLTGLVITKADVLNGLDKIKVCTHYEVNGKTKDTPSSSYDFFVAKPIYTELNGWKDTNDINFLKYLSYIEEQIGVDIDYISYGPKTEEMCSKNDLILNMENK; encoded by the coding sequence ATGGAAAAAATGTCGATTGTAGGTGCCCAATGGGGCGACGAAGGTAAAGGTAAAGTTGTTAATTACTTTTCAGAAAAGTTTGAATGGATCGTGCGTTTTTCTGGAGGTGCGAATGCAGGTCATACCATTTATTACAAAGGCAAAAAATATGTGAATCACATGCTTCCTTCTATTATGCCCAATTCTAAATCTAAAGGTTTTTTAGGTGCAGGAATGGTGTTGGATTTAGAAAAACTTGTAGAGGAACTAAATATACTAGAAGTTGATTTTCCTGGAATGTCCTCTAAATTTTACATTGATTTAGAAGCCTTTTTGGTCCTTCCTTGGCACAAAGAAGAAGACGAAATTATAGAAAGTATGAGAAAAAAGCCAATTGGAACAACAAAAAGAGGAATTGGACCTGCCTATACCGATAAGGTATCAAGGGAAGGCATAAAACTTTACTACTTGTTCGACGAAAAAATGCTTAAAGAACGTTTGGAAGACATATATTACCTAAAAAGTAGTCAATATGGTGATAAATTGAAAACTTCAAAAGATGATGTGTTTGAATACTTAATGAAAACCAAAAATGAATTGGAAAAATTGAAAATAAATTACGCTAGTGCGGTAGAGATGGGGAATGTTTTCAGAAGTACATCGGTACTGTTTGAAGGAGCTCAAGGTGTTTTGTTAGATTTGGATTTTGGCACCTATCCTTTTGTCACATCGTCTTCTTGTATGGCTCATGGAGTTTCCTCCGTAGGCTTTTCAACGTTCGAACTAGATGAGGTTTATGGCGTACTCAAAGCTTACACAACACGGGTAGGATCGGGACCTTTCCCAACAGAAATTTTTGGAGAAGAAGCTGACAAAATTAGGGAATTAGGAAAAGAATACGGGGCGACAACTGGAAGACCAAGAAGGGTTGGTTGGTTAGATCTCCCTGCCTTGAGATACGCAAAAATAAGGTCTGGGTTAACAGGGCTTGTAATCACCAAGGCAGATGTTTTAAATGGGTTAGATAAGATAAAAGTTTGCACACATTATGAGGTCAACGGAAAAACAAAAGATACTCCATCTTCTTCGTATGACTTTTTTGTTGCCAAACCTATTTATACTGAATTGAACGGTTGGAAAGATACCAACGATATTAATTTCCTAAAATATTTATCGTATATTGAAGAACAAATCGGAGTTGATATTGACTACATTTCTTACGGACCAAAAACCGAAGAAATGTGTTCAAAAAATGATTTGATATTGAACATGGAAAACAAATAA
- a CDS encoding 23S rRNA (pseudouridine(1915)-N(3))-methyltransferase RlmH, producing MTRIIVIGPLKSPHIIDGVKQYLKWIKKFEKIELIQLPLSGDLNKTPPSIYKDKDFKKFEKYFPESFNVLLDERGEQMDSIKFSEFYDRTKSRSQGKHINFIVGGPLGHSDKIYNKADYILSLSKLTFTHEFAVLILLEQLFRVNKILHNETYHY from the coding sequence ATGACTAGAATCATAGTTATTGGACCCTTAAAAAGTCCCCATATAATAGATGGAGTCAAACAATATTTAAAATGGATAAAGAAGTTTGAAAAAATTGAACTAATACAACTTCCTTTATCTGGTGATTTAAACAAGACACCACCTTCGATTTACAAAGATAAAGATTTCAAAAAGTTCGAAAAATATTTCCCGGAATCTTTCAACGTTTTATTGGATGAAAGAGGAGAACAAATGGATTCTATAAAATTTTCGGAATTTTATGACCGCACAAAAAGCAGATCGCAAGGGAAACACATAAACTTTATTGTCGGTGGTCCTCTGGGTCATTCTGATAAAATTTACAATAAAGCGGATTATATTTTATCGTTATCTAAATTGACTTTTACCCACGAATTTGCGGTTTTGATTCTTTTAGAGCAATTGTTTAGAGTTAACAAGATATTGCACAATGAAACTTATCATTATTAA